The Halosimplex litoreum genome has a window encoding:
- a CDS encoding CPBP family intramembrane glutamic endopeptidase, with translation MGHLPTGTQMGSEYYRVADMETRVESLFHSIALVVLAFVAGIFVQVGGGSVLSALGFDVTSTATLPPLAYAALTATLFVGFFAVIAGYLRWRSEEQFFRIAVPSLRDLAWIVAGFVGLFAVATALSALIQAAGIDTATNQVITDGRQDPARFLYLIPVTFLFVAPAEELLFRGIVQGLFRRAYGVVPAVVLASAVFGAGHYFALLGSGGSVVSSLALAGALGVVLGALYEITENIAVPIVVHGCWNTMSFLLQYAQATGALGA, from the coding sequence GTGGGACACCTACCGACGGGCACGCAGATGGGTTCGGAGTACTACCGCGTCGCCGACATGGAGACTCGCGTCGAGAGCCTCTTCCACTCGATAGCGCTGGTGGTCCTGGCCTTCGTCGCCGGCATCTTCGTGCAGGTCGGCGGGGGATCGGTCCTGTCCGCCCTCGGCTTCGACGTCACGTCGACGGCGACGCTGCCGCCGCTGGCCTACGCCGCCCTGACGGCCACGCTGTTCGTCGGCTTCTTCGCCGTCATCGCGGGGTATCTCCGGTGGCGGTCCGAGGAGCAGTTCTTCCGGATCGCCGTCCCGTCGCTGCGGGATCTGGCCTGGATCGTCGCCGGTTTCGTCGGGCTGTTCGCCGTCGCGACGGCGCTGTCGGCGCTCATCCAGGCCGCCGGCATCGACACGGCGACCAATCAGGTTATCACCGATGGCCGGCAGGACCCCGCTCGCTTCCTCTATCTGATCCCCGTGACCTTCCTGTTCGTCGCGCCCGCGGAGGAACTCCTGTTCCGAGGGATCGTCCAGGGACTCTTTCGCCGTGCGTACGGCGTCGTCCCCGCGGTCGTGCTGGCCAGCGCCGTCTTCGGCGCGGGCCACTACTTCGCGCTGCTCGGCTCGGGCGGTAGCGTCGTCTCGTCGCTCGCGCTCGCCGGCGCGCTGGGGGTCGTCCTCGGCGCGCTGTACGAGATCACCGAGAACATCGCCGTCCCCATCGTCGTCCACGGCTGCTGGAACACGATGAGCTTCCTCCTGCAGTACGCCCAGGCGACCGGCGCCCTCGGCGCGTGA
- a CDS encoding PRC-barrel domain-containing protein, giving the protein MAEILAENLSGKAVTGTDGAEMGMLYNITMDLETGRLRNLIIDPNDHLDNTQFDVDEQGHLLVPVDRVQAVKDHMIVQR; this is encoded by the coding sequence ATGGCCGAGATACTCGCCGAGAACCTCTCCGGCAAGGCCGTCACCGGGACCGACGGCGCCGAGATGGGGATGCTGTACAACATCACGATGGACCTGGAGACGGGACGCCTCCGGAACCTGATCATCGATCCGAACGACCACCTCGACAACACGCAGTTCGACGTCGACGAGCAGGGACACCTCCTCGTGCCCGTCGACCGCGTGCAGGCAGTCAAAGACCACATGATCGTCCAGCGTTAA
- a CDS encoding DUF5812 family protein, with protein MKTGTFVVTEVDEASAVLRDVSDGQIHTLGSNPDLEVGEAIEGTLAPEPPMDVVWTVEEVDRQFTVSVAEHDEPPTQQARDTAGDQPVGEVTTRERAGTGEVHVLTVPEDSTEDAVADVRDDEATVERAARLGVERVEIRAEPGVVSVRYLP; from the coding sequence ATGAAGACCGGAACGTTCGTCGTCACCGAAGTCGACGAGGCCTCGGCCGTACTGCGCGACGTGAGCGACGGCCAGATCCACACGCTCGGGTCCAATCCCGACCTCGAAGTCGGCGAAGCGATCGAGGGGACCCTGGCGCCCGAACCACCGATGGACGTGGTCTGGACCGTCGAGGAGGTCGACCGACAGTTCACCGTCTCCGTCGCAGAACACGACGAGCCCCCGACCCAGCAGGCTCGCGACACCGCCGGCGACCAGCCCGTCGGCGAGGTGACCACTCGCGAGCGCGCGGGAACCGGCGAGGTCCACGTCCTGACCGTCCCCGAGGACTCGACCGAGGACGCCGTCGCCGACGTGCGCGACGACGAGGCCACCGTCGAACGGGCCGCCCGTCTCGGCGTCGAGCGCGTCGAGATCCGCGCCGAGCCCGGCGTGGTGAGCGTGCGCTACCTGCCCTGA
- a CDS encoding NOB1 family endonuclease: MYVLDASAFINEYHTTEQQATVPLVREELEDESAYRYDAMEGSGMHIHIPEDETVERIERAARETGDLETLSETDVRLVAAAFELDGRLVTDDYAMQNVAEKLEVAVELIAREGISEQRDWRFQCSGCGREFDENHDRCPVCGSDLSRKNPA, encoded by the coding sequence ATGTACGTCCTCGACGCCTCGGCGTTTATCAACGAGTACCACACGACCGAACAGCAAGCGACGGTGCCGCTCGTCCGCGAGGAGCTCGAAGACGAGAGCGCCTACCGCTACGACGCCATGGAGGGGTCGGGGATGCACATCCACATCCCCGAGGACGAAACCGTCGAGCGCATCGAACGCGCCGCCCGCGAGACGGGCGACCTGGAGACCCTCTCGGAGACGGACGTCCGGCTGGTCGCCGCCGCCTTCGAACTCGACGGCCGCCTCGTCACCGACGACTACGCCATGCAGAACGTCGCCGAGAAACTCGAAGTGGCCGTCGAACTCATCGCTCGCGAGGGGATCAGCGAGCAGCGCGACTGGCGCTTCCAGTGTTCCGGTTGCGGCCGCGAGTTCGACGAGAACCACGACCGCTGTCCGGTCTGCGGAAGCGACCTCTCGCGGAAGAACCCCGCCTGA
- a CDS encoding plastocyanin/azurin family copper-binding protein: MDRRRLLRTSVVALAGLVPGCGLGSGGDTPTPEDDPGPTERPAETATGEPTSMVTATGGPTPTATATPTPTATAATVLDEAAQVVAVADGSAVFDPETFEISTGETVVWVWHGSGHNVRATARPRGSTFTGTAGEDEITYDEGHTFSHTFEVAGEYEYRCYPYRNLGMRGSFTVID; encoded by the coding sequence ATGGACCGCAGACGGCTGTTGCGGACGAGCGTCGTCGCGCTGGCGGGGCTCGTTCCGGGGTGTGGGCTGGGGTCGGGTGGCGACACGCCGACGCCCGAAGACGACCCGGGACCGACGGAGCGTCCGGCCGAGACGGCGACCGGGGAACCGACGTCGATGGTCACGGCGACCGGAGGACCGACGCCGACGGCCACGGCAACCCCGACGCCGACGGCCACCGCCGCGACGGTGCTCGACGAGGCCGCACAGGTCGTCGCGGTCGCCGACGGGTCGGCGGTGTTCGACCCCGAGACCTTCGAGATATCGACGGGTGAGACCGTCGTCTGGGTGTGGCACGGCAGCGGGCACAACGTCCGCGCGACCGCTCGACCCCGCGGCTCGACGTTCACCGGGACGGCCGGCGAGGACGAGATCACTTACGACGAGGGCCACACCTTCTCGCACACGTTCGAGGTCGCCGGCGAGTACGAGTACCGCTGTTATCCCTACCGGAACCTCGGGATGCGCGGGTCCTTTACCGTGATCGACTGA
- a CDS encoding plastocyanin/azurin family copper-binding protein, with amino-acid sequence MDRRRLLRLSGTALAAAVAGCGGDGTDTDQPDDGDATPTANPTPTDESATDAPTATPTPEPTPTATSTPTDGDDTAATVTGTPTDRADTATGTPTATPTPTATPRQAAQVVAVADGELAFAPESFEIATGETVVWVWASNGHNVRPETTPGGSDFSGTAGDDGDVYDEGHELSVTFETPGEYEYYCSPHRTAGMTGSFTVTE; translated from the coding sequence ATGGACCGCCGCCGCTTGCTCCGACTCAGCGGGACCGCGCTCGCCGCCGCAGTCGCCGGTTGCGGCGGCGACGGCACCGACACCGACCAGCCCGACGACGGCGACGCGACGCCGACGGCGAACCCGACACCGACCGACGAGTCCGCGACAGACGCGCCGACGGCCACGCCCACGCCGGAGCCGACACCGACGGCAACGTCCACGCCGACCGACGGGGACGACACGGCCGCGACGGTCACGGGGACGCCGACCGACCGCGCCGACACGGCCACGGGGACGCCGACCGCCACACCCACGCCGACGGCGACACCCAGGCAGGCCGCACAGGTCGTCGCCGTCGCCGACGGGGAACTCGCCTTCGCGCCCGAGTCCTTCGAGATAGCGACGGGCGAGACCGTCGTCTGGGTGTGGGCGAGCAACGGGCACAACGTGCGCCCCGAGACGACCCCGGGCGGGTCGGACTTTTCGGGGACCGCGGGCGACGACGGCGACGTCTACGACGAGGGTCACGAGCTGTCGGTCACCTTCGAGACGCCCGGCGAGTACGAGTACTACTGTAGCCCCCACCGCACCGCCGGCATGACCGGGTCGTTCACGGTCACTGAGTAG
- a CDS encoding glucose-6-phosphate isomerase: MQVDIGNALASEADPGIGRSDLDDLDERVADAHDRIARGMADDDFGYASLNLPERTDAAEIERAVDGFDPEAVLTVGIGGSALGAITITEALAGDSPVDHYALDNVDPAHVTRLLDDLPLAETVVHVVSRSGTTAETLANFLVVREAMDAAGVDWSERTVVTTGEAGPLRELAETEGLPALDVPEGVPGRFSALSTVGLVPAAMMGVDLEGLLAGGRAGADALADSLYDCPAYAYGAVAYALDERGASVNAMMPYVEGLESFAEWFAQLWAESLGKDGGGQTPARALGATDQHSQLQLYRAGPRDKLVTVVRPAERPDCAIPETDVADLEYLGGQDLGTLLDAEFEATEASLAAAERPSVRIEIDAMDAESVGRLLYDMEVACVVAGELYGVETFDQPAVEWGKNAARGLLGGGDFEEAEAVAEKTELVVE, from the coding sequence ATGCAAGTCGACATCGGGAACGCGCTGGCGAGCGAGGCCGACCCCGGCATCGGTCGGAGCGACCTCGACGACCTCGACGAGCGCGTCGCCGACGCCCACGACCGGATCGCTCGCGGGATGGCCGACGACGACTTCGGCTACGCTTCTCTCAACCTCCCCGAGCGCACCGACGCCGCGGAGATCGAGCGAGCGGTCGACGGCTTCGACCCCGAGGCCGTCCTCACCGTCGGGATCGGTGGATCGGCGCTGGGCGCGATCACGATCACCGAGGCGCTGGCCGGCGACTCGCCGGTCGACCACTACGCGCTGGACAACGTCGATCCCGCTCACGTGACCCGGCTGCTCGACGACCTCCCGCTGGCCGAGACCGTCGTCCACGTCGTCTCGCGCTCGGGGACGACCGCCGAGACGCTGGCGAACTTCCTCGTCGTCCGCGAGGCGATGGACGCCGCGGGTGTCGACTGGAGCGAGCGAACGGTCGTCACGACCGGCGAAGCGGGGCCGCTCCGCGAGCTGGCCGAAACCGAGGGGCTGCCCGCGCTCGACGTCCCGGAGGGCGTCCCCGGTCGCTTCTCGGCGCTGTCGACGGTCGGCCTCGTCCCGGCGGCGATGATGGGCGTCGACCTGGAGGGACTGCTCGCCGGTGGGCGTGCGGGCGCCGACGCGCTCGCCGACTCGCTGTACGACTGTCCGGCCTACGCCTACGGCGCGGTCGCCTACGCCTTGGACGAGCGCGGCGCGAGCGTCAACGCGATGATGCCCTACGTCGAGGGCCTGGAGTCGTTCGCCGAGTGGTTCGCCCAGCTGTGGGCCGAGAGCCTCGGGAAGGACGGCGGCGGCCAGACGCCCGCCCGCGCGCTCGGCGCGACCGACCAGCACTCCCAGCTCCAGCTGTATCGTGCGGGACCGCGGGACAAACTCGTCACTGTCGTCCGCCCGGCCGAGCGACCGGACTGCGCGATCCCCGAGACCGACGTGGCCGACCTGGAATACCTCGGCGGGCAGGATCTCGGAACCCTGCTCGACGCGGAGTTCGAGGCGACCGAGGCGAGTCTCGCCGCCGCCGAGCGGCCGTCGGTCCGGATCGAGATCGACGCGATGGACGCCGAGAGCGTCGGCCGCCTGCTGTACGATATGGAGGTCGCCTGCGTGGTGGCGGGGGAACTCTACGGCGTCGAGACGTTCGACCAGCCCGCGGTCGAGTGGGGGAAGAACGCGGCCCGGGGACTGCTCGGCGGCGGCGACTTCGAGGAGGCCGAGGCGGTGGCCGAGAAGACGGAACTGGTCGTCGAGTAA
- a CDS encoding CopG family transcriptional regulator, with protein sequence MPTRYTVVCDDDRAREIETIARQYDLTEEEVLRQLVDTGLDHLEEHAP encoded by the coding sequence ATGCCGACCCGCTACACGGTCGTCTGCGACGACGACCGCGCCCGGGAGATCGAGACGATCGCGCGGCAGTACGACCTCACCGAGGAGGAAGTACTCCGCCAGCTCGTCGACACCGGGCTCGACCATCTGGAAGAACACGCACCGTAG
- the infB gene encoding translation initiation factor IF-2, translated as MADSQPTDTDDESEATLRTPIVAVLGHVDHGKTSLLDEIRGSAVTEGESGAITQHIGATAVPLDVISEIAGELVDPTDFDLPGLLFIDTPGHHSFSTLRSRGGALADIAILVVDVNDGFQPQTLEAVDILARTQTPFIVAANKIDTVPGWNPNDHAPTQQTIDAQTDRVERDLNENLYELIGDLSDNDFSADMYWRVQDFQNNIGVVPVSAETGEGIPDLLTVMMGLSQRYMKAEMAVDVNGPAAGTVLEVTDTQGFGTTVDAIVYDGTIRADDQIVVGGVEGPIVTEVRALLRPRPLEEIRTEGQFQQVDAVAAADGIKIAAPDLDDAMAGAPIRVVGDRDVDEVIEEVRAELADIAVQTQEEGVVVKADTLGSLEALASTLEAEEIPIVRAEVGDIAPRDVRVAETANEVKHRTILGFGVETLDDAADLAEQEGVRIFDHDVIYRLVDEYEEFVEERERAQQDQVLDNITRPARFQILDDHTFRQSDPAVVGVEILGGSLRRNSNVAKFDGAEPERVGLMKSIQDEGEDVDEARTGERVAVSIDGPTVGRQIREGDILWTEIPEKHAKILEQELTGDIPADEVETLNMYLEKRRNRDPFWGK; from the coding sequence ATGGCAGACTCACAACCGACAGACACCGACGACGAGTCCGAAGCGACGCTTCGGACACCGATAGTCGCCGTACTCGGCCACGTCGACCACGGCAAGACCAGCCTGCTCGACGAGATCCGCGGCTCCGCGGTCACCGAGGGCGAGTCCGGCGCGATCACCCAACACATCGGCGCGACCGCCGTCCCCCTCGACGTGATCTCCGAGATCGCCGGCGAACTCGTCGACCCCACCGACTTCGACCTCCCCGGGCTCCTGTTCATCGATACGCCCGGCCACCACTCGTTTTCGACGCTGCGCTCGCGGGGCGGGGCGCTCGCGGACATCGCGATCCTCGTCGTCGACGTCAACGACGGCTTCCAGCCCCAGACGCTCGAGGCCGTGGACATCCTCGCGCGCACCCAGACGCCCTTCATCGTCGCCGCCAACAAGATCGACACCGTCCCCGGCTGGAACCCCAACGACCACGCGCCGACCCAGCAGACCATCGACGCCCAGACCGACCGCGTCGAGCGCGACCTCAACGAGAACCTCTACGAACTCATCGGCGACCTGTCGGACAACGACTTCTCGGCGGACATGTACTGGCGCGTCCAGGACTTCCAGAACAACATCGGGGTCGTCCCCGTCTCCGCCGAGACCGGCGAGGGCATCCCCGACCTGCTGACCGTCATGATGGGCCTCTCCCAGCGCTACATGAAAGCGGAGATGGCCGTCGACGTGAACGGCCCCGCCGCGGGCACCGTCCTCGAAGTCACCGACACGCAGGGCTTCGGAACGACGGTCGACGCCATCGTCTACGACGGCACCATCAGGGCCGACGACCAGATCGTCGTCGGCGGCGTCGAGGGGCCCATCGTCACCGAAGTGCGCGCCCTGTTGCGACCGCGCCCGCTGGAGGAGATCCGTACCGAAGGCCAGTTCCAACAGGTCGACGCGGTCGCGGCCGCCGACGGTATCAAGATCGCCGCGCCGGACCTGGACGACGCGATGGCCGGCGCACCGATCCGGGTCGTCGGCGACCGCGACGTCGACGAGGTGATCGAGGAGGTCCGCGCGGAACTGGCGGACATCGCCGTCCAGACTCAGGAGGAGGGCGTCGTCGTCAAGGCCGACACGCTCGGCAGCCTCGAAGCGCTCGCCTCGACGCTCGAAGCGGAGGAGATCCCGATCGTCCGCGCCGAGGTGGGCGACATCGCGCCGCGGGACGTGCGCGTCGCCGAGACCGCCAACGAGGTGAAACATCGCACTATCCTCGGGTTCGGCGTCGAGACCCTCGACGACGCGGCCGACCTGGCCGAACAGGAGGGCGTCCGGATCTTCGACCACGACGTGATCTACCGGCTCGTCGACGAGTACGAGGAGTTCGTCGAGGAACGCGAACGAGCCCAGCAGGACCAGGTGCTCGACAACATCACCCGGCCCGCCCGCTTCCAGATCCTCGACGACCACACCTTCCGCCAGTCCGACCCGGCCGTCGTCGGCGTCGAGATTCTGGGCGGGTCGCTGCGCCGGAACTCGAACGTCGCCAAGTTCGACGGGGCCGAACCCGAGCGGGTCGGCCTCATGAAGTCCATCCAGGACGAGGGTGAGGACGTCGACGAGGCCCGCACCGGCGAGCGCGTCGCCGTCTCCATCGACGGCCCCACCGTCGGCCGCCAGATCCGCGAAGGCGACATCCTCTGGACCGAGATCCCCGAGAAACACGCCAAGATCCTGGAGCAGGAACTCACCGGCGACATCCCCGCCGACGAGGTCGAGACGCTCAACATGTATCTGGAGAAGCGGCGCAACCGCGACCCCTTCTGGGGGAAGTAG
- a CDS encoding site-specific integrase, translated as MQLRPHPKGGYAVWLTESELQDVIDHHSEDMEKQLAIKYMARVGLRADGLKNVTRSAIRRLDVDDECYIIRLEKTKRGYREAPLPLDVKTDTYALSQAMGLKQDEPVFQQSKRTYQRAVENAVAALAGPIRNDDGEIVGYENEDWLKVSAHDLRRSWATRCYYKLGGTERDLRAVMSWGGWSKRDTFEDHYLGVIPEDLLAEMMEEADLR; from the coding sequence ATGCAGTTGCGACCGCATCCGAAAGGCGGCTACGCAGTCTGGCTCACCGAGAGCGAACTCCAAGACGTAATTGACCATCACAGCGAAGACATGGAGAAGCAGCTCGCCATCAAGTACATGGCCCGAGTTGGACTCCGAGCCGACGGCTTGAAGAACGTTACTCGCTCGGCTATCCGCCGCCTCGACGTTGACGACGAGTGCTACATCATCCGCTTGGAGAAGACGAAGCGAGGGTACAGAGAAGCTCCTCTGCCTCTCGACGTTAAGACGGATACGTACGCGCTCAGTCAAGCGATGGGGCTCAAGCAGGACGAGCCAGTGTTCCAGCAGTCGAAGCGGACGTACCAGCGGGCGGTCGAGAACGCTGTCGCTGCTCTCGCTGGTCCCATTCGTAACGATGACGGTGAGATAGTCGGTTACGAGAATGAGGATTGGCTGAAGGTCTCGGCTCACGACCTGCGTCGCTCGTGGGCGACTCGTTGTTACTACAAGCTGGGTGGTACGGAGCGAGACCTGCGCGCTGTGATGAGTTGGGGTGGGTGGAGCAAGCGAGATACGTTTGAAGACCACTACTTGGGCGTTATCCCGGAGGATTTGCTCGCGGAGATGATGGAGGAGGCTGACTTACGGTGA
- a CDS encoding tyrosine-type recombinase/integrase: MSSKGLIEYEQKRLPSYTGRTHDNRAQVLNNWLTFIEEKDLDPDEVSKDDVAVWLRWLRDERGHAHSTIAQNLMELKSVYNWIVAEGLGESACEGIQKKLDYPWLNSAPEKVKNSAEGVTYVDKEDYQLLLNECESMRERVVIQSLAELGIRRSELSSLKIDSFDFDNNSVIIKTAKRYDEDGNKLLLPGFYSTTYGLKVKKWIAGEREGWVAGINSGSEYLVTGHKIPAIREGEVTEIVRDVADRAGIQAYHDDAMGRDWATVTPHALRHSYGVWRAKEGMPLSQLSRLMRHADIQTTYDYYLRFANEDLKDAYDEHYPF; the protein is encoded by the coding sequence ATGAGCAGTAAGGGCCTCATTGAGTACGAGCAGAAGCGTCTGCCGTCGTATACGGGTCGGACGCACGACAATCGGGCGCAGGTGCTCAATAACTGGTTGACGTTCATCGAGGAGAAGGATTTGGACCCGGATGAGGTGTCGAAGGATGATGTCGCGGTTTGGCTTCGGTGGTTGCGCGACGAGCGAGGTCATGCTCATTCGACTATCGCACAGAATCTGATGGAACTCAAGTCGGTGTACAACTGGATTGTGGCTGAAGGGCTCGGTGAGAGTGCCTGTGAAGGGATTCAGAAGAAACTCGATTACCCTTGGTTGAACTCGGCACCGGAGAAGGTCAAGAACTCTGCTGAAGGGGTGACATACGTCGACAAGGAGGACTATCAGCTACTCCTCAACGAATGTGAGTCGATGCGGGAGCGGGTCGTCATTCAGTCTTTGGCAGAGTTGGGTATCCGCCGGAGTGAGCTCTCATCACTGAAGATTGACTCGTTCGACTTCGACAACAACTCGGTCATCATCAAGACGGCGAAGCGGTATGATGAGGACGGTAACAAACTGTTGCTTCCCGGTTTCTACTCAACAACGTACGGACTCAAGGTCAAGAAGTGGATTGCGGGTGAGCGAGAAGGTTGGGTCGCTGGCATCAACAGTGGGTCAGAGTATCTTGTGACGGGCCACAAGATTCCTGCTATCCGGGAGGGTGAGGTAACAGAGATTGTGAGGGATGTTGCGGACCGGGCTGGCATTCAGGCGTACCATGACGACGCAATGGGTCGGGATTGGGCAACTGTGACGCCGCATGCACTCAGGCACTCGTACGGGGTGTGGCGCGCGAAGGAAGGGATGCCGTTGTCGCAACTGAGCAGGTTGATGCGTCATGCTGACATCCAGACGACGTACGATTACTACCTCAGGTTCGCTAATGAAGACCTGAAAGATGCGTACGACGAGCATTACCCGTTCTGA